In a genomic window of Larus michahellis chromosome 3, bLarMic1.1, whole genome shotgun sequence:
- the GPCPD1 gene encoding glycerophosphocholine phosphodiesterase GPCPD1 isoform X1, with protein MTSSQVTFEVRGPSVPGEVFAICGSCSALGNWNPQVAVVLQTDDRQLWKATVELPRGVPVRYRYFKGYFLEPKTIDGPCEVIVHTWETHLQPRSITPLENEITIDDGYFGIRNGIETVDAGWLTCQTEIRLRLHYSEKPPVVISKKKFKTSRFRVKLTLEGLEEDEDDEEGQEKTSPTVPQKMANTVEFSLISNNEYKCRHSQPDCGYALQPDRWIEYTIQTMEPDNLELIFDFFEEDLGEKVVQGDVLPGHVGSACLLSSTIAELGKSAGILTLAIMSRNPRKTIGKVRVDYIIIKPIQGYTCDMKASYAKYWKPRTTLDVGHRGAGNSTTTAKLAKVQENTIASLRNAASHGAAYVEFDVHLSKDHVPIVYHDLTCCMAMKKKLDTEPLELFEIAVKELTFDQLQLLKLAHVTALKVKDHNASFKEEENSAFETQPFPSLQRVLESVSEDVGFNIEIKWICQQRDGQWDGNLSTYFDMNLFLDIILKTVLMNAGRRRIVFSSFNADICTMVRHKQNKYPVLFLTQGESKLYPELMDLRSRTTPIAITFAQFENLLGINVHSEDLLRNPSFIKRAKSKGLVIFSWGDDANDPDNRKKLREYGVHGLIYDRIYDSNPEQPNIFQVEQLERLKKELPELKSCVCPTVSHFKSISPCKCHHSCLEEKTVDNLKSVQMQKD; from the exons GAGAGGTTTTTGCAATATGCGGGAGCTGCAGTGCTTTGGGAAATTGGAATCCACAAGTTGCAGTGGTCCTCCAAACTGACGATCG tcaATTATGGAAAGCTACTGTAGAGCTTCCTAGAGGAGTTCCTGTTCGGTATCGGTATTTTAAAGGATACTTCTTAGAACCTAAG ACTATCGATGGTCCCTGCGAAGTCATAGTTCACACGTGGGAGACTCATCTACAACCACGATCAATTACCCCTTTAG AAAATGAAATTACTATCGACGATGGATACTTTGGAATCCGTA ATGGTATTGAAACTGTGGATGCTGGGTGGCTGACATGTCAAACAGAAATAAGATTACGTCTGCATTATTCCGAGAAACCACCTGTAGTGATATctaagaagaaatttaaaacctCAAGGTTTAG AGTAAAATTGACTCTAGAAGGCCtagaggaagatgaggatgatGAAGAGGGCCAAGAAAAAACATCCCCTACTGTCCCTCAGAAAATGGCAAACACTGTGGAGTTCTCGTTAATAAGTAACAACGAATATAAATGCCGACACTCTCAGCCAGACTGTGGTTATGCTTTGCAGCCAGACCGATGGATAGAATACACGATACAAACCATGGAGCCTGATAACTTGGAattaatctttgatttttttgag gaaGATTTAGGTGAGAAAGTAGTACAAGGTGATGTCCTTCCAGGTCATGTAGGTTCTGCCTGCCTCCTGTCATCTACAATTGCAGAACTTGGAAAGAGTGCTGGAATTCTTACACTTGCTATTATGAGCAGAAATCCAAGGAAGACAATTGGAAAAGTTAGAG TGGACTACATAATTATTAAGCCGATCCAGGGATACACGTGTGATATGAAGGCTTCATATGCAAAATACTGGAAGCCAAGAACAACTCTAGATGTTGGACACAGGGGAGCAGGAAATTCTACAACAACAGCTAA ACTTGCGAAAGTTCAAGAGAACACCATTGCCTCTCTGAGAAATGCTGCTAGTCAC GGAGCAGCATATGTGGAATTTGATGTACATCTTTCTAAAGATCATGTGCCCATTGTATACCACGATCTCACGTGTTGCATGGCCATGAAAAAG aaacTGGATACAGAGCCTTTGGAACTGTTTGAGATTGCAGTCAAAGAACTCACGTTTGATCAGCTGCAGTTGTTGAAG CTGGCTCACGTGACTGCCCTGAAAGTAAAAGATCACAATG CAtcttttaaagaagaagaaaattctgcttttgagACGCAGCcatttccctctctgcagagG gTCCTGGAGTCTGTTTCTGAAGATGTTGGGTTCAACATAGAGATAAAATGGATCTGCCAACAAAGG gaTGGACAGTGGGATGGCAACTTGTCAACTTACTTTGATATGAACCTCTTTCTAGACATTATTCTAAAAACTGTTTTGATGAATGCTGGAAGAAGAAgaattgtattttcttcttttaatgcagaTATTTGTACAAT ggTTCGGCATAAGCAAAACAAGTATCCTGTGTTATTTCTCACCCAAGGAGAATCTAAACTCTATCCAGAACTTATGGATCTTAGATCTCGTACAACTCCAATAGCCATTACTTTTGCACAGTTTGAAAACTTGCTG GGAATTAATGTGCACTCTGAAGATCTGCTGAGGAATCCATCGTTTATTAAAAGGGCCAAATCTAAAGGCCTGGTTATTTTTTCATGGGGCGATGATGCAAATGACCCAGATAACAGGAAGAAGTTGAGAGAATATGGTGTTCATGGGCTCATATATGACAG GATATATGACTCGAATCCTGAACAACCAAATATATTCCAGGTGGAGCAGCTGGAACGTCTCAAGAAAGAATTACCAGAGTTGAAGAGCTGTGTGTGTCCCACAGTTAGCCACTTCAAATCCATATCTCCATGTAAATGTCATCATAGTTGCCTGGAAGAGAAAACTGTAGATAACTTGAAGAGTGTTCAAATGCAAAAGGACTGA
- the GPCPD1 gene encoding glycerophosphocholine phosphodiesterase GPCPD1 isoform X2 — MTSSQVTFEVRGPSVPGEVFAICGSCSALGNWNPQVAVVLQTDDRQLWKATVELPRGVPVRYRYFKGYFLEPKTIDGPCEVIVHTWETHLQPRSITPLENEITIDDGYFGIRNGIETVDAGWLTCQTEIRLRLHYSEKPPVVISKKKFKTSRFRVKLTLEGLEEDEDDEEGQEKTSPTVPQKMANTVEFSLISNNEYKCRHSQPDCGYALQPDRWIEYTIQTMEPDNLELIFDFFEEDLGEKVVQGDVLPGHVGSACLLSSTIAELGKSAGILTLAIMSRNPRKTIGKVRVDYIIIKPIQGYTCDMKASYAKYWKPRTTLDVGHRGAGNSTTTAKLAKVQENTIASLRNAASHGAAYVEFDVHLSKDHVPIVYHDLTCCMAMKKKLDTEPLELFEIAVKELTFDQLQLLKLAHVTALKVKDHNASFKEEENSAFETQPFPSLQRVLESVSEDVGFNIEIKWICQQRDGQWDGNLSTYFDMNLFLDIILKTVLMNAGRRRIVFSSFNADICTMVRHKQNKYPVLFLTQGESKLYPELMDLRSRTTPIAITFAQFENLLGINVHSEDLLRNPSFIKRAKSKGLVIFSWGDDANDPDNRKKLREYGVHGLIYDRIEQNIVAACEDGRKTVS; from the exons GAGAGGTTTTTGCAATATGCGGGAGCTGCAGTGCTTTGGGAAATTGGAATCCACAAGTTGCAGTGGTCCTCCAAACTGACGATCG tcaATTATGGAAAGCTACTGTAGAGCTTCCTAGAGGAGTTCCTGTTCGGTATCGGTATTTTAAAGGATACTTCTTAGAACCTAAG ACTATCGATGGTCCCTGCGAAGTCATAGTTCACACGTGGGAGACTCATCTACAACCACGATCAATTACCCCTTTAG AAAATGAAATTACTATCGACGATGGATACTTTGGAATCCGTA ATGGTATTGAAACTGTGGATGCTGGGTGGCTGACATGTCAAACAGAAATAAGATTACGTCTGCATTATTCCGAGAAACCACCTGTAGTGATATctaagaagaaatttaaaacctCAAGGTTTAG AGTAAAATTGACTCTAGAAGGCCtagaggaagatgaggatgatGAAGAGGGCCAAGAAAAAACATCCCCTACTGTCCCTCAGAAAATGGCAAACACTGTGGAGTTCTCGTTAATAAGTAACAACGAATATAAATGCCGACACTCTCAGCCAGACTGTGGTTATGCTTTGCAGCCAGACCGATGGATAGAATACACGATACAAACCATGGAGCCTGATAACTTGGAattaatctttgatttttttgag gaaGATTTAGGTGAGAAAGTAGTACAAGGTGATGTCCTTCCAGGTCATGTAGGTTCTGCCTGCCTCCTGTCATCTACAATTGCAGAACTTGGAAAGAGTGCTGGAATTCTTACACTTGCTATTATGAGCAGAAATCCAAGGAAGACAATTGGAAAAGTTAGAG TGGACTACATAATTATTAAGCCGATCCAGGGATACACGTGTGATATGAAGGCTTCATATGCAAAATACTGGAAGCCAAGAACAACTCTAGATGTTGGACACAGGGGAGCAGGAAATTCTACAACAACAGCTAA ACTTGCGAAAGTTCAAGAGAACACCATTGCCTCTCTGAGAAATGCTGCTAGTCAC GGAGCAGCATATGTGGAATTTGATGTACATCTTTCTAAAGATCATGTGCCCATTGTATACCACGATCTCACGTGTTGCATGGCCATGAAAAAG aaacTGGATACAGAGCCTTTGGAACTGTTTGAGATTGCAGTCAAAGAACTCACGTTTGATCAGCTGCAGTTGTTGAAG CTGGCTCACGTGACTGCCCTGAAAGTAAAAGATCACAATG CAtcttttaaagaagaagaaaattctgcttttgagACGCAGCcatttccctctctgcagagG gTCCTGGAGTCTGTTTCTGAAGATGTTGGGTTCAACATAGAGATAAAATGGATCTGCCAACAAAGG gaTGGACAGTGGGATGGCAACTTGTCAACTTACTTTGATATGAACCTCTTTCTAGACATTATTCTAAAAACTGTTTTGATGAATGCTGGAAGAAGAAgaattgtattttcttcttttaatgcagaTATTTGTACAAT ggTTCGGCATAAGCAAAACAAGTATCCTGTGTTATTTCTCACCCAAGGAGAATCTAAACTCTATCCAGAACTTATGGATCTTAGATCTCGTACAACTCCAATAGCCATTACTTTTGCACAGTTTGAAAACTTGCTG GGAATTAATGTGCACTCTGAAGATCTGCTGAGGAATCCATCGTTTATTAAAAGGGCCAAATCTAAAGGCCTGGTTATTTTTTCATGGGGCGATGATGCAAATGACCCAGATAACAGGAAGAAGTTGAGAGAATATGGTGTTCATGGGCTCATATATGACAG AATTGAGCAAAACATTGTAGCTGCTTGCGAAGATGGCAGAAAAACTGTGTCCTGA